Proteins encoded together in one Prevotella scopos JCM 17725 window:
- a CDS encoding single-stranded DNA-binding protein — MNRVLLIGNVGREPEIKYYEADQCVASFTFATTERGYTLPNGTVVPDRTDWHNIVLFKALAKYAEKYIHKGDKLYIEGRIRYRSYDDKKGMRRYVTEIYGDNLEWLSTSRKNENISEVKVDDSADDTSDDTKLPF, encoded by the coding sequence ATGAATAGAGTATTGTTGATTGGTAATGTTGGGCGCGAACCAGAGATAAAATATTATGAGGCCGATCAATGTGTTGCCTCGTTTACTTTTGCCACAACAGAGCGAGGATATACGCTGCCTAATGGAACAGTTGTTCCCGACCGCACTGATTGGCATAATATAGTTCTGTTTAAAGCCCTGGCTAAATATGCAGAAAAATATATCCATAAAGGTGACAAACTTTATATTGAAGGACGTATTCGCTATCGTTCTTATGACGATAAGAAGGGGATGCGACGATACGTTACAGAGATTTATGGTGATAATCTTGAATGGCTTTCTACTTCCCGTAAAAATGAAAATATTTCTGAGGTAAAAGTAGATGATAGTGCCGACGATACTTCAGATGATACTAAATTACCTTTTTGA
- the gldE gene encoding gliding motility-associated protein GldE — MNIFLVDISSYITVNPIDLSVIITSLLAIVLLGLSAFASASEIAFFSLSPTDIESLDPDKNASDKLIELLREDSERTLATILITNNLVNVAIIMLCNYIFAHLFTFGEVWLQFICVTILLTFLLLLFGEIIPKVYSRRKPLAFCRSGVKGIIFFRNLFWPIETILLKSGAFAEKVVQKENRQLSVDDLEQALELTDKNEIKDEQGMLQGIIRFGDETAKEVMTSRQDIVDLDIRCSYDDVLKCIVDNNYSRIPVIQDNQDNIRGVLYIKDLLPHLSKPINFRWQSLIRPPYFVPETKKIDDLLRDFQENKVHIAIVVDEFGGTSGIVTLEDILEEIVGEINDEFDEEERNYTKLGSNTYIFEGKTLLNDFLKILNLSDDEFGDIEGDADSLAGLLLEIKGDFPVVHEQLFYKNYKFEVLAIEERRISKVKVTFCGTDNK; from the coding sequence ATGAATATTTTTTTAGTTGATATCTCCTCTTATATTACAGTCAATCCAATAGATCTCAGTGTAATTATTACTTCTCTATTGGCTATTGTTTTACTTGGTTTGTCAGCATTTGCTAGTGCATCTGAGATAGCGTTCTTCAGTCTATCTCCAACGGATATAGAATCACTTGATCCTGATAAGAATGCTTCAGATAAACTTATTGAATTGCTGCGAGAAGATAGTGAACGCACATTGGCTACAATTCTTATTACGAATAATCTTGTCAATGTTGCAATTATTATGTTATGTAATTACATCTTCGCACACCTATTTACATTTGGTGAAGTGTGGTTACAATTTATCTGCGTAACGATTTTATTAACTTTCCTTCTTCTCCTCTTTGGTGAAATCATTCCTAAAGTTTATAGTAGAAGAAAACCGCTTGCTTTTTGTAGAAGTGGTGTGAAAGGAATAATTTTTTTTAGAAACTTGTTTTGGCCAATAGAAACGATTCTTTTGAAAAGTGGAGCATTTGCTGAGAAAGTAGTTCAAAAGGAGAATCGGCAATTATCTGTCGATGATCTTGAACAGGCTTTGGAATTAACTGACAAGAATGAAATTAAGGATGAACAAGGGATGCTTCAAGGAATTATACGCTTTGGAGATGAGACTGCTAAAGAGGTGATGACCTCTCGACAAGATATTGTTGATTTGGATATTCGTTGCTCTTATGATGATGTTTTAAAGTGTATAGTGGATAATAACTATTCACGTATTCCTGTTATTCAAGACAATCAGGATAACATTCGGGGAGTACTTTATATTAAAGACCTATTACCTCATCTTTCAAAACCAATAAACTTCAGATGGCAGAGCTTAATTCGTCCACCTTATTTTGTACCAGAAACTAAGAAGATTGACGATTTATTGCGTGATTTTCAAGAAAATAAAGTTCATATAGCCATTGTTGTTGATGAATTTGGTGGTACAAGTGGTATTGTTACATTGGAGGATATTCTAGAAGAGATAGTAGGCGAAATTAATGACGAATTTGATGAGGAAGAGCGTAATTATACTAAATTAGGCTCAAATACCTATATTTTTGAGGGTAAAACGCTTTTGAATGATTTCTTGAAAATTCTTAACCTCTCTGATGATGAATTTGGTGATATTGAAGGAGATGCAGATTCTTTAGCCGGCTTACTTTTAGAAATCAAAGGTGATTTCCCAGTGGTTCATGAACAATTATTCTACAAAAACTATAAATTCGAGGTGTTGGCTATTGAAGAGCGTCGTATAAGTAAAGTTAAAGTTACTTTCTGTGGTACGGATAACAAATGA
- a CDS encoding 4'-phosphopantetheinyl transferase family protein: MVRITNDAGGKVLVGLLQIDKGRKAEKDGVNKILKEMLGYTPILQHNEDGKPIMGGYNISITHTIGFVAVILSREYEVGIDIEFVSSRVKRVQSRFLRDDEIMADVTDMLITWCAKETMYKLCSSEHLALKDILVKPKLRLVTNLRSSLTLSFKCECNANYVLTYVWK; encoded by the coding sequence GTGGTACGGATAACAAATGATGCTGGAGGTAAGGTTTTAGTTGGACTACTGCAAATTGATAAAGGTAGAAAGGCTGAGAAAGATGGAGTAAACAAAATCTTGAAAGAGATGTTGGGTTATACACCCATCCTGCAGCATAATGAAGATGGTAAACCGATTATGGGGGGGTATAATATTAGTATAACTCATACCATTGGCTTTGTTGCTGTTATTCTTTCCAGAGAATATGAGGTTGGTATTGATATAGAGTTCGTTTCTTCTAGAGTAAAACGTGTTCAATCACGCTTCCTGAGAGATGATGAAATCATGGCAGATGTAACCGATATGCTCATTACTTGGTGTGCTAAAGAAACGATGTATAAGCTTTGTTCTTCAGAACATTTGGCTTTGAAGGATATTCTAGTAAAGCCAAAATTAAGGTTAGTTACTAACCTTAGATCATCTCTAACACTTAGTTTTAAATGCGAATGTAACGCTAATTATGTTCTTACTTATGTATGGAAGTGA
- a CDS encoding IS1380 family transposase, with protein sequence MTKIAIKNENITSFGGIYHIMDVFSKLGFEKLTESVLGKRGSSGKAFSHGSIFGSLFFSYLCGGECLEDINVLIGQFKQRPDTLLPGADTVGRGLKELAEENIIYKSETSDKSYSFNTAQKLNTLLLRMIRRMRLIKVGSHVDLDFDHQFIPAHKFDAKYSYKLDFGYFPGWASIGGIIVGGENRDGNTNVRFHQEDTLCRIMDRVTSELGVVIERFRADCGSFSKEIIQTVESRCNTFYIRAANCGSRYENFRQLKEWKGVELGYEKCDVTSISIDNLIEGKSYRLVVQRSPLKDKDGKQQTDMFGVIYTYRCILTNNWMSTEKDIITFYNERGASEKNFDIQNNDFGWSHLPFSFMAENMVFMMVTAMLKNLYIYLVRHISEKVKPLKKTSRLKAFILHFVSVPAKWVRTGRQNVLNLYTNKTYYSEVFLE encoded by the coding sequence ATGACAAAGATAGCTATTAAAAACGAGAATATCACTTCTTTCGGAGGAATTTATCACATTATGGACGTTTTCTCAAAGTTAGGCTTTGAAAAACTTACCGAATCTGTATTGGGTAAACGTGGAAGTAGCGGCAAAGCATTCAGCCATGGAAGTATTTTCGGCTCTCTCTTCTTCAGTTACCTTTGTGGTGGAGAATGCCTTGAGGACATCAATGTGCTTATAGGACAGTTCAAGCAGAGACCTGATACGCTATTACCCGGTGCCGACACTGTAGGGCGCGGACTAAAGGAGCTTGCTGAAGAGAACATTATCTATAAGAGCGAAACCTCCGACAAGTCGTATAGTTTCAATACGGCACAGAAGTTGAATACCTTACTTTTACGAATGATACGGAGGATGAGGCTTATAAAGGTGGGTAGTCATGTTGACTTAGACTTTGACCATCAGTTTATTCCAGCCCACAAGTTCGATGCAAAGTATTCCTACAAGCTGGATTTTGGCTATTTCCCTGGTTGGGCTTCCATCGGGGGAATCATAGTCGGAGGTGAGAATCGTGACGGAAACACCAATGTGAGATTCCATCAAGAAGACACGCTCTGTCGCATTATGGACCGTGTAACCTCAGAACTTGGTGTGGTAATAGAGCGTTTCCGTGCTGATTGTGGGTCGTTCTCAAAGGAAATCATCCAAACCGTAGAGTCGCGCTGCAACACGTTCTATATACGTGCAGCCAACTGTGGCAGTCGCTATGAGAACTTCCGACAGTTGAAAGAATGGAAAGGCGTTGAGCTTGGCTACGAGAAATGCGATGTCACCTCCATCAGCATAGACAACCTCATCGAAGGTAAGTCATACAGGCTTGTCGTACAGCGTAGTCCTTTGAAAGACAAGGATGGCAAGCAACAGACGGATATGTTCGGAGTAATATACACATACCGCTGTATCCTCACCAATAACTGGATGTCTACCGAGAAAGACATCATTACATTTTATAATGAGCGTGGAGCAAGCGAAAAGAACTTCGATATACAGAACAATGACTTTGGCTGGTCGCATCTGCCCTTTTCCTTTATGGCTGAGAATATGGTTTTCATGATGGTTACCGCCATGCTGAAGAACTTATATATCTATCTCGTCCGTCATATCAGCGAAAAGGTCAAGCCATTGAAAAAGACAAGCAGGCTGAAAGCCTTTATCCTACATTTTGTCAGCGTGCCAGCAAAATGGGTGCGCACTGGAAGGCAGAACGTTCTGAACCTATATACAAATAAAACCTACTACTCTGAAGTCTTCCTTGAATAA